Genomic DNA from Dermacentor variabilis isolate Ectoservices chromosome 6, ASM5094787v1, whole genome shotgun sequence:
aaggtcagctatcatcttctgcgcataaactttcagatactgcactaaatataatctaaaacacatgaaaagtttttatacattaaagtacagccacactggatcacgctagcatcattatcatatgtcactggtgtggcacttcaacacaatgtgggaactaccatggctcgtacaatgctccgaaggatacattgcaatagcgcaactatgctcaatggcatttgaactgtttcttgcaatttacaacttctagccatgcacttattcatttatgacttggatggtcgtgaagcctaagtgcttttctacctagcaatactgcaagcttgtctgctgacactagctgcacaaaagagcaacagtagcttgtgctccagcagaacttgagggcggattacaagttcttgccacactatagatgagaaatatgaacatactcccaagcttcaatatcttagccggtgtaaagctgcaatacaggtactgcactcccttaattgcactgcttacagctgtcaaactatacctctggtgctatgcacattttggggatggcaagaagttccactagacaaggtatcaaccacacaggcatataaaacattgagttaagggtgtttaagactgactaaacacaatttgccacttggCTTGGATCTCTATTCCTTTCCCCTCTAGTGTCATTGAGTGAAGAGCCACAACAAAAGTAGAGTAGCAAtgctttgttgtcttgcctgtttactaatagcaagaaactacgctctagcactgtagcataatcaaagaacaaaaggttaagtgcaagcttgatcaaccagctctccagtagtctgggccccacgtcagagggtatcgtcgtatGGTGTCAGGACTACAAAAGTGCATGGAGACTACtggaggctgcagtttcagtagaaggtaggggataacccctaattaagggtaagcctttgcttttgacaatgatcggccaaatttaatcatgatttcccacttctccgccggtgcagaaatgccatcgtccttttaagattgaccacattacaaaaacgtacgtacagtcctatacactgcggctggtcgcgtcgcaatcccgtgtttctctagttttaacgcccgcgcagtacgtatgtagtactcaacaatcggtttgctctggcgcagttttagaagacgatcgtcgtcgtgctctttgcgcatcacaaacgcgtcacacacacgcacgcacacacacaactcgattgtgcaacacgcgctgttccaccttgcatcgcttcgttcgtggtcgtgctgtttgcgcgaacgaacgcgtcacacacgcaactcgattgctgtttgcgcacgccaaaacgcgatgttccatcttcgttcgtggtcgtgctatttgcgcatacacattcgtcacacgcgcaactaaattgctctttgcacacaccaagcgcgtcacaaacacaccacccacccacacacgcacacacagcttcgattgccgtaaaatccgctgttccaccttggtatcgcttcgttcgtggtcgcgctgcttgcgtgcacgcgcaatgaaagtcccaccctgttgctccggcgagttggcacaaaccctgcgctagcgcatatttctatgggccccgtggcgcgcgcatggggactagggcgtttcaggagctaggcgcgttttttacacaacaactagggacctagactcccctagggcgaaaagttacctagatatatagttccctttggtgccgcgggggcggcgctgcagtcgaccggctgcacaggcgagcgaatgtaaatgcgccgGCTGGCCAGTCGACAGTCGCTCTGCCATAGCCGCTCATTCACGCGCGTCGCAATTCCAGtacgatttcaaaattttctcGCCACTCCTGTCAAACTCACGAAAACGAACAATCGAACATGTTTAATCGATTAAGCCCATTAAACGAAAGGTGCACATCGATTAGCATTAATCACTTTGCGGGATACAATTAATTGAATAATCGATTACTCATTTATCGATAATAACCAACCTGTAAGAAAGCCTAACGTTGCAGCAGAAGTACGGTAAATTTAATCTTCGCAGTCATGCAACCATAAAGCACTACAAGGGAAACAGTGAACCAGaactttctgtctttcttccgCTGTGTTATGAAGGTGATTCGTTGGAGGTCTTGGAACTCCTGGTGTATGTATTTCATAAAAATAAAACCAagatatttgaaatcagcacggATGCAGTGGTTGGTGAGCGCAAGCAACTTTATTGAGCAGCAGAGCAGGTTGATCTCGTTGATGTTCATCTGTTGAGGCTTTTACTTGAATTTAAGTTTAGAGGTACCTGCATAGATTGAAGAAAGGCTGTAATTTTACCGCAGACACAACTTAGGATCATACTGTCAATATAGCAGAGTCTAATTAACCATGCTTGACAGAAACGCTTGTGTACCGACTCCCCTCAACACCAAGTATTACATTATTGGCTTCTTTAATGATATGTCAAACATTCCAAACTTTTGTCGCCAGTTTTTCATAACAATTGAGGACCAGGCAAGAAAAAGATAATATTGTGCTACAAGTAAGGGAACCGCGTTTTTCCTATTTCACAACAACATAAACCAACACTTTATGACAAGGAGCAAAACTTTGCAGAAATAACTTGTATATTTAAAAGAATTATTGAAATTATAGCTACGGGAAGATTAAAGTGGACACAGGGAGCGTTAGCCAGGGCCGCCACTGACTTTAGTGTCTGacgtggaacattctttctgccagAAGGCATCACGCGGCTGTGAAATGATATGCTATATCTAGTGCCAAGGCAGTGAGTTATTTTGCTGATTAACACTCGCATCGTTAACTTTAGTGCATATATGTAAGCATGCAACACAGTGGACGGGAAGGCAGCGCctcagtagctcaattggtaataGCCTCGCAGGCGTAATGCTAAAACGTGGGTTCGCAGTCCACTTGCAGCAAGCTACTTTTGCGTCCATTTTCCTTTTCATTCATGTTTAATTGACACGCTTCTCTTATTCAAGCAAGTAATTGTCGATATGATTTCTTTGTTGCCATTCTCTGCTGGCTTTACGTGACAATAAAGAACAAGTAAAACATAAGACGCAGAGGAACATAGGCATCAGTTTTAAGAATCGGTGTGTTTAAAGCGATGTAAAGTGTATAGTTATGATATTGACGCATTTGCGATAATTTTCAACAGAGTATGTAGTTGAAAGTCACCTGATGCAGGAAGAAAACGCTCTAATATAGAGGAAATTAATATAGCACACATGGTGTGGAAGCGTTGCAGAAATCatggaatgaagaaaaaaactggAGATTTCCTCGACGAATTTATCAAATAAACACACAATAtacaaataaaaggaaaaaactCTCTGGTGGCCAAGCAATTAAAGCCATGAATCATTACAATGCCTTTACAATAACCTAAAAACTTTCGCGATTTGACAGCCATCTTATGGTGCTCTGAAGGTACACACATGCTCTTTGCGAGCTGATGAAATTTCCACAGTGGCTTCTTACAGAACCTGCGCATGTACATTCTAATTAGGCTCTAAACATTAGCCTACAAATGAAGTTTCAAGGCGAGCATTTTATGACCAGATAGCCGGCAGATGTAGCACTCCTCCTGCAGAAAGTTACCAGCTGTCATACAGACTTCACGttgtaattgtttttcttttattcaatatAAACTTCAGAAATGCTTTCATTCAGCACATATTCATATAATTGGATGATCGCCATGTTCATTTTTTTCAATGTTAGAGTAACCCAAGCTCTCGCAAACTTAATAAGCGAAGCGTatgaaaatttcatttcaacGGTGAAAAATTTATGGCTTCTAAACGTAACTCATAATGACACACAAACGTTAGGCATTTACTGTTTTAGCAAAACTAATTATGGGCACTTCATGTACTCGCACTACAGGACGTACTTATAGTCAAACAGTTGCTTGTTAAATAAAGAAGAATGTGTTATGATGCAAAATATCGCCATGAGCTGTGCATCCGTGCCAACGCAGTGAGATATTTCTGAAGAAGTAAACGCCGTTAAGAAAACCTTAGAAATCTAAGATTGCTTTACTTTATGTCGGGCCATTCTGTTGTTACTTCAACTACGCATACCTTTCTGCGTTTACAGCCATTAATAAAATGATGAATAAATTTGCAGAATTACACGAACATTACTATAATCTTATGGACCAGGATGCTCGGAAAGGAGAAAGAACAGCTTTCGCCGCAATGACACCGGAGTAAAATATCGTTCGGTTACAGCATTGCTATCGAGACATTAATATCACCCGATCGAAGTAATTTATTGCTAATTCATTTCTTTGTACGTAGTCTTATATTGCAATGGCATGTATCATGCTAACTGGCCCGTCCGCTTTACTCCGCAATGAATTACGATGAGAAATATAATCGGAGACTGAGGTTCCCATAAGTCGCCGTACGAATACTCTGCAATGTAATTAGTTGTGTCAGCACAGTGCTTGCCTTCGCGCGGCGATGCTTTTGATTTGATTAAGTTATTTCAGTGTGCTATGTGTGGCGATTTGCACGTATGGGCACGTTATAAGTATCAAGTGCGCTAACGCTGAAGAACTAATTGGTCGATGGCCTTCGCGATGCATGCAGGATCAGAAGGATAACTAAGCAGCGGGATATCTTGCTCTTCAATGCCTTGTCGGCAATTTCCCCACAGGAGCATTCTTTAAAGGAATGTTGCGTAAATCATATCGCCAAGCTAAACGTGGCATATACACATCAGGTGACACTCGAACTGCCAAGATGGAGAGGCAAGGCAATTGGACGAAGTACTCACATGCAGGCCCCACAAACGATGGCTCGCAGGTCTCGTTTGCTTCGCAGTAGTAGTTCTGCGAGCAAGAGACAAATTCAATTAGTTGTCTATATACCTGTATTTCCTTTTCGTTAACCGTACCTCGTATTTTAATAAAGTTGATAACCTAGAGTgcgacaaacaaacaagcaaagacACAACAGACGCACATTCATTTATGACCTTGTAATGATTCTCCTCTATATTCAGTGATCCGCCAGGTACTTCaagttatttattgatttatacTGGCTCTGGTGGAGAGGTGAGGCGCTATAACTTTCGTAGGCTTTGTGAAGGGCTCCCCTATGTTATATGCTGTTATACTACGCTTCATAAAATTGTACAATCCATGAACAATCCGGATGGTTCAACAGAACATGCTATACGTCATATGTAAAACGTAGCGCTTTGCACGTTGTTTTAGTGGAGAATTAGCCAGTGTGACCGACGGAATGCTGCTCACAACTCATGCCTTCGAGTTGTCCTGGCTCTTCGAGAACGATGTCGATCCAAAACCATCCCATGCCAACGTTACCGTCAATACAACAGTAATCCAGTATCAGTTTCCCTATCGGTAACTCTCTAACTCGGTAACTATCTGTCTGTTTAGTTACCCGCTAATGTCGACCATTCCTATTGCAGAGGTTCCAGATTTTGCGAAAGCGTTGGAAACCTATGGACGGGTGGTCAGTGGCACGCATTGAAATGTCGAAGACGCTGCTTCGACGTCAACGTGGTCACCTTTCTCTTACCTCTAACGTGTCAGTGTAATGAATTGTTAATACGCTATGCTCAAACAGCTTCTCTCTCTTTACTTTTTCTATTCCTTCCTTTACTAAAACCGGAGTCTCTTAATTCGAAACAAGTGGAAAATGCCACGCAAATTTATGAATTaacagtttcattgcacagtttcTCATTTCCCTTTTGGTTGCGTGCTTTCTGACACGTATAGTTGGCACCATGCCAGCCAACATAACATTTCTGATGCCCGGGACGCCTTACATGATAAGCTAGAGCGTTGGATAAAATAAGGCATTGAGTCAGCCACTTAATATTATTTTTTCAGCAGCCTCAAATATCTGGTGATATGCTGTGCTAGATGGGAGGAAACAAAATCTTTCTCCGTGCCATCGCTTGACACGCCCGATTCTGTAATGCACTGGACGTGGCCACGGCATACATGTAACGTACgccttttttctgtattttttcatACATCATTTTTCTGTGTAGTTTTACATCGTTTCTGCAGTACTGTTTCGACCCAGTAGAGCTGAGCGGTAGTTAAAATCTTGAGATAAAAATGCGAGGACACGTAAGCACTTCCTATGAGTTCTAAATGCGAAAACGTTAATGTTCATTTCGGCGCCACTGAGCGGTCACTTGATTGAGACATTTGACAAACGCCTGCTAGATAGCAAGACGCCGGTGAACGTTGATGCATGGCATCATGCTACCATGAACGACTACCATATTATCTAACAGGGGCGACCCGAGCAAACTGCGGTGCATTTGACGTCACAACTTTCGTCAGGGGGTTTGGAAATCAAAATTTCGGTCCCAGTAGCAAGATGCTATAAAGAAGAGCGCACGGGGCTGTTACCTAGAGATCGCTCGTTTGACACTGGGCTTGTTAGCGTGACGCCGTAGGTATGAAAATCGGTAACACaaatgcttttcttttccttgttatttttgtatttttagtGTTTAAATTCTCTATAGGAATTACTGACGTGAATTTAGAACGCCAGTGAGAGTGAGAAACGCGCAAATAACGCATGCTTCCGAGAACGAGAGCGAGGGTGATTGGCATCGTGCCAATGCGCTCTCCCCTCAATCAACGACTTGCATGCGAGCGCGGCCACTGGAGTACCCTTTCGCCTTCTCTGCTCCGTCCAGGCTCGCACGTTTGGTGGCGCTGCAGCCAATTGCAATTTAGGTGCTGCTTCACAGCTACAGACGCCATATCTTGCGCCCAGTAGGCCATTCGATCTTTTCGCATCAATAACTCATCAAAGTCACAGCCTACCTAAACATTGGGGAATGGTTGATACTGCCTTAAATCCAGCTTTGCCTAACTGCTGGGGTTCGTTGAGGCAATTTATGCTGTGTACCGCCCGGTCGGTCGGTATCGCGGTGGTTATATTTGCGACTATATATCTATGTTATATGCGTGCCGTATCTAGGTACCAGCTAAGGGCTTTCGATACGCGCTGCATGATGACGAGTAAAGTGGGGCCAGTAACAGTACATCTACCCTTGAAGCTATGTGACATAATTGACTGTCTGGTTGGATAAATAATTATGACTTTCAAGTATCCCCAACCAAAAAATTACTTTCCCTGTGTTCCGGAACCAATTCGTCTTCTCTGCAGGGAGGAGTTACGACGGGGATGCCGAGGCGCAATATTAAAGCTTTCCTAGTCGAGGTGGGGGAGGCGTTGTCAAATTTTTTCTGGTTGATTAAGGGGGTAAACTGGGCGTGGTCTGAGATGGTTCCGTGCTTACGCAGCGAATATAACCTGGCAGCAGCGTTGCTTTGGAACGGTTTAATCTCTCATTTGTTTTGGTTGGTCTCGCTTGTATGAATTTCTGTTTCTTCGAAGGAATTTTTTGGCCCATGTCTTCAGACTGTTCGGCCAGCGAGGGGAGCGAGTGGGGGGGTGAAGGCGTTCGCTGTGTGGAGAAAGTTCTGACATCGCTCTTATGTTGCTGAGGTGATTGCGGGGGGTTGAGGGCGGGGTGGGAGGTGTTCGAATTAACCACCTCACCATCTGGGCCCACGCCCAGCCTACCATCCTTACGTCGCCAAGAAGAATCCATCTTTTTTTACTGTGCTTAAACCGTGAATATCCACGGATGGCAGGCTTTCTTTGAAACGGTTTGCGCTGTTTCTGGTGTACCTTAATGCACCATGATTCTAACAGTCATTTTTGTTGGTTGATCTCGGCTGTTATAATTTCAGTTGCGTGGGAGGCAATTTTTTGGCCTGCATCTTCCGAGTAGTCGGCTAGGGGATATCGTGGTCTCACGAACGTTCTTACATCGTTCTTGTGTTGCCTTATTTTTTCGGCCAAGTTTTTCATTTCGGCATTGTTTGCTGCTCGACAGTGGGAACATTTGATCTTTGGACGACCTACTTCTTCTGTTCGAGTCACTTGaaagtcataataataataataatatttggggttttacgtgccaaaaccactttctgattatgaggcacgccgtagtggaggactccggaaattttgaccacctggggttctttaacgtgcacctaaatataagcacacgggtgttttcgcatttcgcccccatcgaaatgcggccgccgtggccgggattcgatcccgcgacctcgtgctcagcagcccaacaccatagccactgagcaaccacggcgggtacttgaAAGTCATGACTTGTATTCTGCATAATATAAATAAGTTACCACATTAAACCTAAATATATCTTGGCAAGTCATAAGTCCCTGTGGAGCAAACAAACATCTTATAAAATATGACATTCGACGGAACGAATTCTTTCATTGTCTAATTCTTAATGAAACAGTTCCGTGTTTTCCACTGGGTATAGGCAGCGGTTACAAAAAATGTAGAAAATATGCATTTATTAGAACAGGTGCCGTTGCCCTTTTTTTTGCCTCAACAAATCTCATGCATGATTTACGTCCTGATGGCCCGGCCGCCTAGACATCTTACTGTGCAACCTCCTACATGTGCGTATGCATTTCGACATTGCTTGTAAGTGGTGTAGCCTTGAAACATAAAAAAGTCTATGAGACTGAAATATAACctttattattaaattatggggttttacttgcgaaaaccactttctgatttatgaggcacgccgtaatggaggactccggaaatttcgacctcctgaggttctttaaggtgcacctaaatagaagtacacgggtgttttcgcatttcgcccccatcgaaatgtggccgccgtggccgggattcaatcccgcgaccgcGTACTcagcagcagcccaacaccataaccactgagcgaCCACGCCGGCTGTGTAACCTTTGATGTGGGTAAACAACGCATTTGTTGGCATTTTAAATTGGACAATAATAAACATCATAGTATGCATTATCGTTAACTGTATGGGATTTATTTGCACCGCTGGACATGAGTGAAGCTATGCTTCACATGTGCAAGTCTAACATGTGAGTTGCATCTGCATAATCATTTAGTAATTCCTTTTTTCATGGTGCGAGCTTTGTTCTTTGTTTCGGAATCACTGCAATGTCCCTACGCACTGCTGCAGTCTTAGTCTGTACCATTGCTACGCGCTAGCAACCCATCGATATAGGTTATTGATTGGTGTCTTTTATCCTATGCTAAAGGCACCGTGAACGACAGACCGCTACAGCCGCTTTATACTCGTGAACACAATTATTCCTAAGGCTTCTGCTAGCTTATCAGCTCTTTCAAAACGAGTAAGCGCCCGTCAAGAACCCTCGGCATCAGAACCTCTCGACGAATATTTTCTTACTGTAACGCTATTCACGTTTATTAGAAAATtgcaaacaaaataaattttCTACTGCTGTTTTTCGGAGTGAGCAGGGTTTTACTGTGACGAACATTAATACTTTCGCTCACTCAAACCCTGCTCATGTGCTTTACTTTCTCTCCCGTAATATTGCGTCGAAGAGCATTATCCTTCAGCGCGTTCTGGCATTCGCTTTACATAAGTCCGCAGATTATGTGCATCTCCTAAACGTTCATTCTGGCTGCAAAGAACAACTTGTGCTTTCCACAGGACTTTCCATATAAAATGAAAAGTTTTGCGGTCacaaacaaatgaaataaaaaatgccCTTCATCATCAGTCTCATACAAGTAGACCCCACATTCAGTGGTATtattgtacaatttttttctgaaCAAAAAATTGTACTTACCCCACATTTCTTGCCTCGCGAACGACCCCGTGACCCGGATCCTGGGGGTCTGGCCGGTGACGCCTCGGTCAGCATCACTGCGGGGGGACTTGACAATGAAGTTCCCCATAATGCGGGCCCCACGAATGCTAACAGAATCTTACACCATACAAGATGGCAAAGTGAAAATGTCTGTATGAATTGCACAGTTCGTATTTTGACCTACTGACCGTTCTCGCAGTCTTAGCTGCATGTCTGTTGCCGTATTTACCTGTCACGACGACTGTACCGCGGGCAACCGACATCGTTCGGTATTTGCTGTTTAATTTCAAATAAGCTCTAAGTTTCCTAGCGTTCAGTAGGTCAGTTTGTTATCCGAGATCTGTGCTTTTCGCGTTTCTACGGGAAATTTCTTACGCATGCATGAACGAGCACCGTGTACAGTCGCTGACTTAAGAACCTCCGGGCCAATTTCTAGACAGAAGCCTACTTCTGCTAAGAAATTGCTGCAGTTTAGATTGGTTAAACGTAACTGTAGATGCTCGCCTCAGAACGCACCTGCTCAGCTAAGAACGATGGCCTATATGAGCACCGTTGTATTCATCGTGTTGTTCTGGGCGCTGGCGGCCGAGCGACGATGCAACACTATTTGAAAGAACTGCGGTGGTCTTTACCCGAGGCAAAGATATTTGTCCCACGTCCACTCCCGCGTATATAGAGACGCTGTTCGAGAAAGAAAACATTCTCGCATCGCTCCAGGCTACTTCTGGAATACACTAGTGCCACTTTCCATTAAGTCTTTTCCCTTAAGCTCATTTACGAAAGCTCGATAAAGTAAGCGCGGAGCTCTGCTTAACCGGCTGTTCTCCGAGGTTGCCTTCGCTTAGAATAAAAAAGTCAGATGGATGGGAGTCAGAAATTGCGTCAAATGGCGTCAGACGATGACTCTCAAGATATATTTATAGGAAAATTTCTTTATGCTTGTTGCCGAGCATTGGACGTCCCGTGGTATGGCCGGTTCAGTTTTCCGCTAAACACTATAAACATTATAAACTATAAACATAAGAGGTGGTTTGATTGTTCCTCACCACTGGCACGGTCACCTTCAAATGCAATTAAAGAAATGAAGTTTTTTCCCCGTTAATTAGTTATTATTTATGATCACAAATATCGGTCCTAAGGCGATAAATGCGCGAAATAAGCTCTAACTGGTATCGAGGTCTAATTCTCACGTCCGATAAATATATGCGCATCAGAAAGTCAGAATATTTGCAGTGTTTAACTATGACTTCACTCGGGAAAGTTTTTTCTCACCGTGAAATGAAATATTGTTCATTACCTTTGGGATAAAGTTGTAAGCCATTGAAAAAACTTTGCCACTCAAGAACTTGGCAGCTTTGCATCATACCTGCGGAGAGAAGTAGGACGGCCAGAATGAGCACAGCTGTCTTCATCGTGGTGTTCTCGGCGCTTGCAGGCGAGTGGCGATCAAAGCCTAAGCGGCACAAATGCCACGGTCTATAATCGATCAGAATATGTTTTCCTTTCGACCGCCAGTGCTTATATATGGGCCCTGTTCGAGAGTGAAAACGTTCTTGCATCGATGCAGGCGCCCTCCAGAATATGATCAGTAGCATCTTTGGATGACGGCGTTCGAATAACCTTGAATGCGAAAAGTCCGTGCACGTAACTGTGTCTAACAGAGAGAATACACGTGGAATGGCAATGAGCCCGATATCTGCAATTggaacagtgttttttttttcagaatgtatCAGATAGCAAAACGTAAGCGTTGTACGGCCCTGTCCTACTTACTGTGGCTGCACTTCGTGATCTATTGTACTTCTCAACTCTAATGAAAGCTATATTGATTAGCTTTATATGTGATTATTACTCGGTTACAATGTCTCATTCAATAATTAGGTATGATGGCGTCGGTCGATGTGGGAAAATGTGTGGGCGGAGGTTGGTTAGACGTACTGAGGAGTCAGCCGAGACTGAGAGGAACCAATTTATACACCGACAGTAGACATGGGACTAGACTCAGACACAAAGTTATATACACAGTACATTTAACAGGTTTGTCGCTCTAGTCACTAAGTTCAGGTTCTGCAACACTCACATTTCCAGCCGTAGGAGTTGATTAGGACCCGCAGCGGTGTGGTAGCGGCGGCCGGGGCCTAGCTCAGCGTCAAGTCACTGCGACAGGGACGGAAGCCGGGAAGGGAAGGAAGCAGGAATATACAGCTGCacaaggaggttagccagttGTCAGATCGACTGGCTTCACTGTGCTCGAAAAAAGAGTTAGaggaataaaagataatagaaaatgATGTtataaaaaacagaaaagaataaCTTTGTGTTGCTGTATTTCTGAGTTGACTTCTAAGTTCTAGTGTGGCATTAGTCTACCTACCCGACTGGACTTAGTATTtttttatgatttggagttgtCTTTCAGTTATAGTGGGACATTACTGTAATTATGTTACGGGAATTTGTGTTGTTTTAATTTCACTATTGTTgtgatttatttttgtaataactATGTGAAAAGTAGTAGCCGGCGCCACTTAAAGGCGATAACGTCTCCTCAATAGCATataataaaggaaaaagaaaaaaagcaagggaAAAAGGAAACGAGTTTATGGCATTGCTTAAAGTCTGTCAGTGAGACCAGTTCTCCACAAGAAGCTCAACAACGCTTTTAAACATttctgtgctgaggacggtctCCGCCAGTGTCCCAGGACCGTTTCCTCCGACAAAGGCCGCTTGTCAAGAATATCGAAAGTTCTTTCCTTGGCGCACTGAAGCGGGGACACAAGGGGACTGCTCTGGTCTTTGTGTACTCTCTATCTCTCAGTGGTCGCTTGTTtgcgcagttataaaactgtttgcCACTCACAGGGCAGGTGGGCGGTTGGGAATTCCGACCCGAAGTGAGTAAGCATTCGTGAAGGCTACGCCAAGCCCCAAGCGGCACGGAAGTGTCTCCTCAGCTTTAGATACATAATTGACGAAAGATGTAGCCATAAATTCGGATCCAAGTTGTGCAGAGGAGCGTTCGTAAATTCTATAGAAGAGTTAAATGCTGGGCTAGTTGTTGATATCGCTGAATACCATGTCGATAGTTTTACACATTACCTTTAAGGTGACGGGGTAGCTAATTTATTTCGACAATGAAGCCATTGTCATTTTTAGGTGATGTTTTCTTTATATATGGAatgtcaaatgcaataaattgcaCTTCGACATCACATGAATGAGGAGTTGGACAAAATATAATCCGCTTTTATTTTATGTTTGTTCGAGCTTACCTACGTTGCCCAAAGTATTCCTGATCCAATTTTCCTCGCGTCATTGGTTTTTATACGGAGATGCAACAGATAAACTTTTATAAAAGAATTCCGCGAGAAAAGATTTGTCGACGTTTTCTCCTTTACACGAGTGGCTTATTACCGTATACATGTGCGATTAAGAGCGCAAAACTTTAATTAACCAAAAATTAAACTAATACATTCGAACAGTCATTATTCTTAAATACAAATATTTGTTTTATGTACTTAATATAATTATGTATTGTAATCTCCGCTCAGTCACACAACATTCAAGCAACAGTACTGTAATGTTATCCCCAGGGCTACGGTAGCCACAAAGTGTGATATGTTAATGGTGTAATGCAAAATACGTCCCTCAGTGAGCCCGAATTTACCTGCCTATCTGTAACGGCCGCGGTAGCGAGGTCGCGGGACGAGGTCACGAGGTCGCGGTActaaattccggccgcggcggcaaccTTTTGCTGGATAAATTGAATGGCGTTATTGAATAGTGTCTAAGGAT
This window encodes:
- the LOC142585150 gene encoding uncharacterized protein LOC142585150 produces the protein MLLIIFWRAPASMQERFHSRTGPIYKHWRSKGKHILIDYRPWHLCRLGFDRHSPASAENTTMKTAVLILAVLLLSAGMMQSCQVLEWQSFFNGLQLYPKVMLTEASPARPPGSGSRGRSRGKKCGNYYCEANETCEPSFVGPACTSKLKFK